From one Mytilus trossulus isolate FHL-02 chromosome 10, PNRI_Mtr1.1.1.hap1, whole genome shotgun sequence genomic stretch:
- the LOC134688050 gene encoding uncharacterized protein LOC134688050: MPLQRLPSTSRNKVLQVRLSDVGVTNLGTLTDYGYYIKRLAALEVFENGKPLILARYPNKGYININTTYSDKKSFTYDSDQPKQWHHENDLWAHGFWYWSWSDRAYKVQHLDPKNKNITLSKPPLYGLKKGYYDASALSKGGNSKQGGYFRFVNVMSELDEPGEYYVDRERGILYVWPSNSVPYKDTDKIYVSIVPTCLEISSSSANVVLEGFSIEACRQYGILASLVSKITLSKLQIQNTGSYGINTRGSNIKINQCYIRNTDGGISILGGDRKTLTPSRNEVSDNVIQNFGRVGYVGSDGIYCGGVGNHIHHNILYRGSYTGIHWRENDHLFEYNHISKMCLEASDCGGMMTGRDWAAFG, from the exons ATGCCTTTACAAAGATTACCTTCTACGTCCAGGAATAAA GTACTACAAGTACGATTGTCTGATGTCGGCGTTACAAATCTTGGTACTTTAACAGATTATGGATATTACATAAAACGACTAGCCGCATTAGAAGTATTTGAGAACGGCAAACCATTAATACTAGCTAGATATCCTAATAAA GGGTATATCAACATCAACACAACTTATAGTGACAAGAAATCCTTCACATATGATTCGGACCAACCTAAACAGTGGCACCATGAAAATGACCTTTGGGCTCATGGCTTCtg GTATTGGAGTTGGTCAGATCGAGCTTACAAAGTACAACACCTTgatccaaaaaataaaaatataacactgtCCAAACCACCATTATACGGACTAAAGAAAG gatACTATGATGCATCAGCCCTATCAAAGGGTGGGAATTCGAAACAAGGTGGCTACTTTAGATTTGTTAATGTGATGTCCGAACTTGATGAGCCC GGTGAATACTATGTAGATAGAGAGCGTGGTATTTTATATGTCTGGCCGAGTAACAGTGTGCCTTACAAAGACACTGACAAGATTTATGTTTCTATTGTACCTACATGTCTAGA AATTTCAAGTTCTTCTGCAAATGTTGTCCTTGAAGGGTTTTCAATCGAAGCATGTCGACAGTATGGTATACTTGCCTCTCTAGTCAGCAAAATAACTCTGTCGAAACTACAAATTCAGAACACAG gTTCATACGGAATAAACACAAGAGGAAGCAATATTAAAATCAATCAGTGCTACATTCGGAATACTGATGGGGGAATTTCTATTTTAG gTGGTGATCGAAAAACATTAACCCCATCAAGAAATGAAGTGTCCGATAATGTCATACAAAATTTCGGACGGGTCGGATATGTCGGGAGTGATGGAATTTATTGTGGAGGTGTTGGAAACCATATTCACCATAACATTTTATACAGAGGTTCATATACAGGAATACATTGGCGA GAAAATGatcatttatttgaatataatcatATATCTAAAATGTGTCTAGAGGCAAGTGATTGTGGAGGAATGATGACTGGTCGTGACTGGGCTGCG TTTGGTTAA